Sequence from the Candidatus Neptunochlamydia vexilliferae genome:
GTCTTATCGACGTAGACATACCCATTCGTAATGATCTTATCAATTGTCTGGATTCCAATAGGGAGCTTCTTCATAGCCTTAATTTTACACGATTCAGATATAAAAAAAAAGCCCTCCCAGATGGGGAGGGCTTTCGAAAAGATATAGAGTCTTCTCTAACCTTTGTTTTAGGTAGTAGCAGCGGGCTCTTCTGCCGTTTTGGCAGTAGGCTCGGCTTCTTCCACCTCTTTCGCCTCTTCGGGTGCTTTCTCTTCTTCTTTCTTTGAAGTGAGACTGAGGAACTGCTTGTTCAACGAGCGAGCAGCTGTAATCCACGCAAAGATGACTCCAAGAAGAATAACGGCAACATAGGGAGCCGCACCTGCAACAGTCGCTGCACCAACGAGAGGCAGAAGAATGTTGTAAATAAGGGCTCCACCTGACTTACCGAGACGTGCGCCAACGACGTCAATCGCTGCTTTACCTTTAACTTTCTCTTCCTGTCCGAGAGGGATATAAGCCATTTCCTTTGTTGGATCAAAGAAGGAGTACTTTGCTGATTTACTAGAGATATTCTGGATTGTTCCAAAAATCACTGCAAGCATAAGAGGGGTTGTTCCGATTGCTGCAACCATACCGCTCATTTTGCTGCCAAAAATGATGAACGTGAAGAATGCCACACCGGTTACAAGAATCATGATCGGAGTGATAAGGGCGGTTTTTCCCCATCCAAAACGTCGTACAACTGTTCCTCCTAGGAAGAAGGTGACGAGGATGGTAACGATACCGGTTTTCTCTGAGAATCCTCCCATGAAGGCTTGGTAAGCGTTATTGCTCGGGTATTGGTGATGGAGTTGGTCTTTCCAGGTCACTTCAACAAGGTTGATCGCGATACCATAGCCAATAACGAGAAGGGCTATACACCCCATGTATTTCGACCGAACAAGATACATAAAGCTCTCTTTGATAGAGAGTTTCGGCTTCTTCTTTTTTGCTGTCTTCTGTTCGCTAGGATCATAGAACCGTTTATCGGTAAGGACATATTTGTTAATCCACCAGTAGAGCCCGAGAACAAGGAGGCCTGCAATGACAACCATTGCCATGGTGTAGTTAAGAGTAACCTGCCACGGATCTGCAGCGGTAAGTCCTTCACGGATCTTTGCTGCCCACTGAATGAAGCGCCCTGAAAGGATCAGGGAGACATTGGCGAACATCGCAAAGATGGTGTAGAAACGTTTTGACTCAGAAACCTTACTGATATCGTTGGCAAATCCCCAGAAAAGCAGGGAGATTGCCATACTTCCCCACAGCTCCGACATCACGTAGAAGAGGGAGAAGGTCCAGTTACGAATTACATCAACCAATCCTTTCATTCCTGCAGGAAGGGTGGTTTGCAACATGTCACAAAAAGCGTGAGGGTGCAAAGCTTCTCTAAAAGGATAGAGAACGGTTCCAAAGAGGCCAAAGAAGACGATAAAGGGAATCACTGTTGAGTAAAACAGCTTGGTTTTGCTCAGTTTGTTACTCATCTTTGCGTAGATGAGCATGAACAAGATCGCACAAGGCATCACCGCCCATAGTTTGAGGAAGGGGATGACCTGTGAACCTTTCGCCGCTGTTACAACGAGGGTATCTTTGGTATCTCGTAGGATCGTGTAATTAAAAAGAATAAAAAAGAATAGAAGAACCATCGGAATGAGTTTTTTAAGCTCAAAGCGATGAACAGGCCAAAGGCGTGAGCGCCACTTGCCAAATTCTTGTGTAGTTGATGCCATATTGCGTTTCCTTTAAACATTTTTTTTGTAGTGTTCTCAATCAATCGTTGAGAACTCTTCGATTTTCAGGAAACCCATTATAGAGGATCTCCGTTATAAATCAAGAAAAAAAAACCACCATAGGGGGAGAGTGAAATGATTTTTGTGTTTTGACGGTTTGTGTTAGGTAAAAAATTTAATGTGAGCTGTCCGCGGCTTCGAGATGGATGTGCAAAATTGGTCCGAGCGAGTGGGTGGATCAGTGCTTCGCACGGCCCCCCGAGGAGGATCGATTTGGCTTGCCAGATTGAAGATCAAGGGGCAGCGGGGGCGCCAGCCCCGACGCATCTATAATATGGTTCCCTATAATAATTATATAAAAAGAAGCGCCCTAGAATAGGGCGCTTCTTAGTAAGTAGGACGTAAATAGAAGGAAATTAGTTTCCAACCATCCCTTCGGCTCCAGCGGCAATGAGAGCCTGCTGAGCATTGACAGCCTCCACATAACCATTCCAAAGCTCATGATCCACCGTTCCATGACGGACTGCTTGGATAAGCTCCCGCTTACACTGCGCTAAAGATTTCTTGGGGCTGAGAAGAGAGATCATCTCTTTGTCCCCTGACATCCGCGCCATGTTAAGAAGTCTTTCCATCTGAAGCTTAGAAAAAGCTAGACCCTCTTTCTTCTTGCGAGATCCCCGCGCAGCTCTTTGCTTCGGAGGAACAACAAGAGGTCGGTCCGCTTTAATAATAAACTTTTCAATCATCGACGTGAGTTCGCTGGGCTCTTTATACTTCATCTTTCTGAGAGTGAAATGATGGATGTACCCACCAGTATTTACTGGAATGTACTTACATAAATCATTCTCTTTCTTGCCTCTGACCTTTTTAATGGCTTTGGCTATTACACCTTCAAGCTCTTCAAGCTTTTTTGTGTTTGTTTTGGCAGGTTCTTCTTCAGTAAAACTCATGGTGGCTACCTTTTCTTTGGTTTTTTTAAATAAATTTAATTTAAATAATGGGAAAATTTGTTTTCACTATTTGCCTTTTAATCTCGATACATTTTTATAATATTGCTAATTTTTAATGCAATACTTATTTTCATTTTTTTCACAAATAGTTCTAACTCATAAGTGAAATAGTTTCGTATTTTATGCGAGTTTAGTAAAACAAGAACTTTAGCGCAACAATTAATTCTTGCATAGGAATTCCTTGAGCGCCTATTTTGAGATATTCGAGCACCTTGAAATAAGCGGGTTATGGGTCAAGAAACAGGCGATAAAAAAAATTTGAACAACGTAAAAAATTTTCTTGCTGTTTTAGCGGGAAAGGGGGGCGTCGGAAAATCAACGGTTGCGCACGGTCTTGCTCAAGCCTTTCACAGAAAGGGGTTTAGGGTTGGAGTTCTCGATGCCGATATTTATGGCCCTTCAAGCTCCTATCTCCTTCCACCCGATACGTTCCCCAAGGTAAAAGGGGAAAAGGTCCTCCCGGCGATTTCAGGGGGAATTAAGACCCTATCTGCAGCCCATTTCCCAAGGGGAAAGAGGGCCTCTGTGGTTCGCGCCCCGATTGCTACACAGATCGTTTCCCAGTTTATTGAAGAGGTGAAGTGGGGAGATCTTGACTTTCTCCTTGTCGACTTTCCGCCAGGAACAGGAGATATCCAAATTTCGCTTATGCAAAAAATTTTCTTTACAGGGGCGCTGGTTGTTACGACTCCTCAGGAGCTTGCCCTTCTCGATGTGAGGAAGTCGATGGAGATGTGCCTTCAAATGGGGGTGCAGATGGCGGGGATCGTTGAAAATATGAGTTACTTTTCTCCCCCTGGAAGTGAAGAAAAATACCCTCTATTTGGAGAGGGAGGAGGACAAAAACTTGCCGATGAGTTTGCGGTTCCCCTTTTAGCAGAGATTCCGATCCACCCCAATCCAGATATTTTTGATACTTTAGTAGGAAAGCTTTCTTTAGGTAAAAATGAGTGTGAAATAAAACAAGAAGACCGGTATCATTTCTCTATTAGGTGGGTCGATGGCAAGAAAAGTCTTTACCGGTTTAGTGATCTCCAAAGCCATTGCCCCTGTGTAAAGTGTAAGGAAAAAGCTCCGCTTACTCATGTAGAAGGGGAGAAGATCATTCCAGTTGGGAGCTATGGAGTTCAGGTGATTTTTTCGAAAGGGTGCTCCAAAGGGATTTATCCCTTTTCACTGTTAAGGAAATTAGGATGAGACAGCTTCTCTTAGTTTTAAGTTTGTGTTTTCTAGCCGCTTGTGGAAAGCCGGTGAATCAATCCTATATGGAAGAAAGTGGGAAGGTTAAAGTTTTATCGACCACCGCGATGATCGACGACTTAGTTGCGGCAGTCGGAGGGGAAGAGATCGACCACCTCAGTCTCATTGTGGGTGATCTCGATCCCCATAGTTACGAACTGGTGAAGGGGGATGATGAAAAACTCGCCCGCGCCGATCTTATTTTCTATAATGGGCTAGGGCTCGAACATGGGGCAAGCTTAAGTAAACACTTAGATTTCCACCCAGAAGCGCTTCCCCTTGGAGACATCCTTTATCGGCAAAACCCCGACTCTTTCATCGTGATTGAAGGACAGCTCGACCCCCATTTTTGGATGGATGTCGCCCTTTTTGCTCAAACGATCGATCCGATCGTGGCGGCTCTTTCTAAAAAAGCGCCTCAATATGCCTCCCTTTTTAAAGAGCGGGGAGAGGTTCTTAAAAAAGAGATGATGGAAAGGGACCAAAGCCTTTTAAGCAAGATGCAAGCGATTCCCGCTGAGAAGCGCTACCTGGTCACAAGCCATGATGCATTTTACTATTTTGCCAAAAGATACCTTGCAGCTCCTGAAGAAAAAGAGTGGAAGAACCGGTTTATTGCTCCCGAAGGACTTGCCCCCGACGGGCAGATGAGCATCCTTGATATTCAAGCGGTTAGTGAGTTTCTTTGTGCCCACCATATCGAAACCGTTTTTCCCGAATCGAATATCAACCAAGATGCCCTGAAAAAGATTGCCGCGATCTGCAAAGAAAAAGGGCTCGATGTGAAAATTGCACCTGCTCCTCTTTATGGAGATACGATGGGAGAAAAAGAAAGCTACCTAGAAATGATGAAGCATAACGGAGAAACCTTAAACCACTATTTGCCATGAATGTAATCGATATTCACCAACTCACTGTTAACTATGAGAAAACCTCCGCTCTTTGGGAGATTAACCTTTCCATCCCTGAGGGGAATCTCATCGGGGTCATCGGCCCTAATGGCGCCGGAAAAAGTACCTTGTTAAAAGCCCTTTTGGGCATTGTGCGCCCCCTTGCTGGAAGTGTCCACTTTTGGGGACAGCCTTTTAAAAAGATCAAAGAGCGGATCGCTTACGTTCCTCAAAAAGGGAGTGTCGACTGGGAATTTCCCATCACCGTTCTCGATGTTGTTTTGATGGGGCGGTATGGAAAACTTAAAGGGCTCAAGTGGTACCGAAAAGCCGATAAAGAGGCAGCTCTTACTATCTTACGCCGCCTCGACATGGCCTCTCTTGCTGATCGACAGATCAACGCCCTTTCAGGAGGACAGCAACAACGGCTGTTTATCGCACGCGCCCTTCTTCAAGGAGCCGATCTCCTCCTTCTCGATGAGCCCTTTGCTGGGGTTGATAAAGTGACCGAGCAGGTAATCATCAACCTGTTGCAAACGCTCCGCGATGAAGGAAAGACGATCCTTGTGGTCCACCACGATTTAAAAACCGCTTCCGCCTACTTCGACAAGGCCCTTCTTCTCAACACCTCGGTAGTGGCTTTCGGCGAGGTAGAGGAGGTCTTAACCGCTGAAAACTTAGCCCGCGTCTATGGTGATAAAGAAGAGCTCTTTAGTGAAGCAATCCGCCTGTCTAAGGAGAAAAAAGCAGGGCTATTAGCTTGATGAACCTGTTCGACCCCTTATACCGCGCCCCCTTTCTTGGTTCGATGCTCATGTGTTTAGCTGCCGCGCTGATGGGAGCGCTCATGTTTGTCAAGCGGCGGAGTTTACTTGGGGAAACCCTCTCCCACGCCGCCTATCCCGGGGTTGTTTTAAGTGTTGTTGTGGCTTCCCTTTTCCTAAAACCTTCCGATCCCCTTGCTATTTTTGTCGTTTTGGGAGGGGCGTTTCTCTTTGCCACTTTGGGTTTACAGGTCGTTGAAAAGCTTAAAGGGCGTTTTAAGATCGATCCCGACGCCGCCCTTTGTCTTGTTCTTTCGCTCTTTTTAGGTTTAGGGGTCCTCATTGCTAGTCGAGTCCAGTTTACTCACCCCGTTTGGTACCAACAGTCGCAGGTTTTTATCTATGGACAAGCAGCAACGATGACCGATGCTCATATCGCCATTTATGGGACCCTTTCTTTGATCACCCTTGCCTTTATCATTTACCGTTTCCGAGAGATCGAGCGCCTCCTTTTCGACCCTTCTTTTGTTTCGGGGCGCACCTCCAAAGCGATCTTTTTCCTCCTTATCCTATCGATTGTTGTTGGGATCCGAAGTGTCGGGGTCATTTTAATCGCTGGGATGCTTGTCGCTCCAGCTGCTGCGGCCCGCTCCTTTACAAACCGCCTTTCCCGCCTCCTCCTTTTATCGGGAGCGTTTGGTCTTTTGAGTGGGTTTGGGGGGAACTATCTTGCCTTAAAACTCAGTAGCCAAGGACTCCACTATCCAACCGGGCCGATGATCCTCCTCTTTGCCGCTTCGATCACCCTTTTATCGCTCCTTTTTGCTCCCCAAAAAGGGGCCCTTTCCCGACTCCTGCGGATCGCCCGCTTTCGGCGGCGGTGTCACTCGGAAAATGTGCTAAAAACCTTGTGGAAAGGAGGAGTGAGCACCCCTTTAAGTGCCAAAGAGGTTCTTAAGTGGAATGGAATCGGGAGGCTCCACCTGAAAAAGACTCTCTTTTCCCTTCAAAGGGAGGGGTGGGTCACCCAAGAAGGAAAAGGAAAGTTTCTCCTCACCTCCGATGGGGTGAAGCGGGCAGAGCGACTCGTTCGCCTCCACCGCCTTTGGGAGCTTTACCTCGTCTCTTGTTTAAAAGTGGATGAAGAGCGGGTCCATCATAGCGCCGAAGAAATGGAACACATTTTGACCCCAGAACTTGAAAATCGGCTAAGCGCCCTTTTGAACAACCCGAAAAAAGACCCCCACCAAAAACCGATTCCCCAGGGGGAAACCTTATGAACCCCTATTCAGGCACCTCTTTTTTTGGGTTTTTTGCTGTTTTAGGGCAGCGGATGAAGGAGGCTCTTTTAGGAAATTTAAGCGCTTTGGCCTCTGATGAAGTGCAGCTCCTCGTCTTAGTCTTTATCGCGCTGTCTTCCGCCCTTGTGGGAACCTTTTTAGTCCTTAAGAAAAAGACGATGGTTGCCAACTCTTTATCCCACACTATTTTGCTCGGGATTGTCGCTGCCTTTCTCATTGGAAAAAGTCAGGGGATCTACTCTTTCAACCTCACCACATTGATCATTGGCGCGTTGGTGACCGCCTTTTGCACCACCTTTAGCACCGAATTTTTACATAAAAAACTCCGTCTCCAAGAGGATGCGAGTATTGGCCTCATCTTCACCACTTTTTTTGCGTTGGGGGTGGTTTTAGTGACAACTCTTTCCCGCAATAATCACCTCGGTATCGAAGCGGTGATGGGAAATGTAGACGCTTTACATCCCGATGATGTCAAACAGGTCTTTTCCCTCTTCCTTTTTAATGGAGCCCTTGCCCTTCTTTTCTTTAGACGGCTAGAGGTGGCTATTTTTGATCGTCAGTTTGCTCGCAACCTCGGCATTTCCCTCCTCTTTTTAAACTACCTCCTCATGTTTCAAACAGCGCTAACCGCCATTGGCTCTTTCCGCGCTGTCGGGGCCTTTCTCTTCTTAGCCTTTTTGGTCGCCCCTGTTTTAACCGCCCGCTTTTTTACCCACCGTCTCAAACCCCTCCTATTTTTAGCCGGAGGGATTGGAGCTTTTGTCGCTTTGATTTCAGTCGCTCTTTCGAGACATTTCCTTTCGATCTATGCGATCCCTTTAGCAACATCGGGACTTGCTGCAACGCTTTTGGGTGTGACCTTTGCCTGTGGAGCTTTTTATAAATGGAGGAAAACCGCATGAAAAACATTGCCATTTTAGGAAGTACCGGATCGATCGGGACCAATACTTTAGAAGTCGCTGCCCACTTAGGGTATGAGGTGAGCGCTTTGGCTGCCCACTCCAACATCGATCTTTTAGAGGCCCAAGTCCAAAAATTTCATCCCAAGTGTGTCGCTGTTTTTGATCGAGAGCGGGGGGAGGAGCTCAAGCGTCGTTTGCCCGATACCCCAATTGTTTTTGGGATGGAAGGGCTCGTTGAAGCGGCCACCTTACCTGAGGTTGACTTTGTCGTTTCGGCAATCGTTGGAGCGGCGGGGATTGTTCCCACCCTTAGAGCGATTGAAACGGGGAAAACAATCGGCCTTGCCAATAAAGAGGTTCTGATCGCTGCTGGCGAGCTCATCATGGAGGCAGCCAAAAAGCAAAACGTTCAAATCCTTCCGATCGACAGCGAACATAGCGCCATTTTTCAGTGTTTACAGGGAGAGTCTCCTTCTGCTGTGGACCGCTTGATCTTAACCGCTTCGGGGGGCCCCTTTCGCAATTATTCCTACCAAGAACTCGAAGCGGTCAAACCCGAAAAAGCGCTCAACCACCCCAACTGGAAAATGGGAAAAAAGATCACGATCGACTCTTCGACCCTGATGAACAAAGGGCTCGAAGTGATCGAGGCAAAGTTTTTATTCAACACCCCTGTCGAGAAGATCGCTGTGGTTGTCCACCCCCAAAGTATCGTCCATAGCCTTGTGGAATATGTGGATGGATCGCTGATCGCCCAGATGGGCGTCCATGATATGAGGGTGCCGATCCAATACGCTTTGACCTATCCGGAGCGAAAAAAGGGGATCTCCCCTTGTTTTGATTTCCAGAAGTGGTCTAAACTAGAGTTTTTTAAACCTGACCTAAAAAAATTTCCTTGCTTGCGGCTTGCCTATGAGGCCGCTAAAGTGGGAGGAACCCTTCCTTGCTTTATGAATGGGGCAAACGAAGTCCTTGTTCACCACTTTTTAGAAGGAAAAATACGTTGGGTCGAGATTGGACAAAAATTAGAAACCTTAATGGAAGCGCACAAAGCTTATCCGCAGGAGAGTTTAGAGACCCTCCTCGAAGTGGACAAAGAGGCGCGAACATTAGCCATGACCTTATGAGGCCGCCGTGCATACCTTTTTATATATTCTTTTAGCCATCCTAGGACTCAACCTCCTCGTTTTTATCCACGAGCTGGGCCACTACATCGTTGCCCGGAGAAATGGAATGAAAGTAGAGGTTTTTAGCATTGGCTTTGGAAAACCCCTCTTTAGTTGGACCCGCAAAGGGGTGAAGTGGCAGGTATGCCCCCTCTTTTTTGGAGGGTATGTGCGGATTGCAGGGATGGAAAAAGAGGGAGATCTCGAGCCTTACGAAGTGCCCGATGGGTTTTACTCGAAAAAGCCGTGGGCCCGGATCAAAGTGGCCCTTGCCGGCCCCATTGTCAACCTCGTCTTTGCCCTGCTCCTTTTCACCGCCATCTGGGGACTCGGAGGGCGGCAAAAACCCTTTTCCCAGTTTACACAGCTCATCGGCTATATCGATCCCCACTCCGAGCTTTACCAAAGTGGGATTCGCCCAGGAGATGCGATCACCGAATACAATCACGAGACCTTT
This genomic interval carries:
- a CDS encoding NTP/NDP exchange transporter: MASTTQEFGKWRSRLWPVHRFELKKLIPMVLLFFFILFNYTILRDTKDTLVVTAAKGSQVIPFLKLWAVMPCAILFMLIYAKMSNKLSKTKLFYSTVIPFIVFFGLFGTVLYPFREALHPHAFCDMLQTTLPAGMKGLVDVIRNWTFSLFYVMSELWGSMAISLLFWGFANDISKVSESKRFYTIFAMFANVSLILSGRFIQWAAKIREGLTAADPWQVTLNYTMAMVVIAGLLVLGLYWWINKYVLTDKRFYDPSEQKTAKKKKPKLSIKESFMYLVRSKYMGCIALLVIGYGIAINLVEVTWKDQLHHQYPSNNAYQAFMGGFSEKTGIVTILVTFFLGGTVVRRFGWGKTALITPIMILVTGVAFFTFIIFGSKMSGMVAAIGTTPLMLAVIFGTIQNISSKSAKYSFFDPTKEMAYIPLGQEEKVKGKAAIDVVGARLGKSGGALIYNILLPLVGAATVAGAAPYVAVILLGVIFAWITAARSLNKQFLSLTSKKEEEKAPEEAKEVEEAEPTAKTAEEPAATT
- a CDS encoding P-loop NTPase; protein product: MGQETGDKKNLNNVKNFLAVLAGKGGVGKSTVAHGLAQAFHRKGFRVGVLDADIYGPSSSYLLPPDTFPKVKGEKVLPAISGGIKTLSAAHFPRGKRASVVRAPIATQIVSQFIEEVKWGDLDFLLVDFPPGTGDIQISLMQKIFFTGALVVTTPQELALLDVRKSMEMCLQMGVQMAGIVENMSYFSPPGSEEKYPLFGEGGGQKLADEFAVPLLAEIPIHPNPDIFDTLVGKLSLGKNECEIKQEDRYHFSIRWVDGKKSLYRFSDLQSHCPCVKCKEKAPLTHVEGEKIIPVGSYGVQVIFSKGCSKGIYPFSLLRKLG
- a CDS encoding 1-deoxy-D-xylulose-5-phosphate reductoisomerase — its product is MKNIAILGSTGSIGTNTLEVAAHLGYEVSALAAHSNIDLLEAQVQKFHPKCVAVFDRERGEELKRRLPDTPIVFGMEGLVEAATLPEVDFVVSAIVGAAGIVPTLRAIETGKTIGLANKEVLIAAGELIMEAAKKQNVQILPIDSEHSAIFQCLQGESPSAVDRLILTASGGPFRNYSYQELEAVKPEKALNHPNWKMGKKITIDSSTLMNKGLEVIEAKFLFNTPVEKIAVVVHPQSIVHSLVEYVDGSLIAQMGVHDMRVPIQYALTYPERKKGISPCFDFQKWSKLEFFKPDLKKFPCLRLAYEAAKVGGTLPCFMNGANEVLVHHFLEGKIRWVEIGQKLETLMEAHKAYPQESLETLLEVDKEARTLAMTL
- a CDS encoding metal ABC transporter permease yields the protein MNLFDPLYRAPFLGSMLMCLAAALMGALMFVKRRSLLGETLSHAAYPGVVLSVVVASLFLKPSDPLAIFVVLGGAFLFATLGLQVVEKLKGRFKIDPDAALCLVLSLFLGLGVLIASRVQFTHPVWYQQSQVFIYGQAATMTDAHIAIYGTLSLITLAFIIYRFREIERLLFDPSFVSGRTSKAIFFLLILSIVVGIRSVGVILIAGMLVAPAAAARSFTNRLSRLLLLSGAFGLLSGFGGNYLALKLSSQGLHYPTGPMILLFAASITLLSLLFAPQKGALSRLLRIARFRRRCHSENVLKTLWKGGVSTPLSAKEVLKWNGIGRLHLKKTLFSLQREGWVTQEGKGKFLLTSDGVKRAERLVRLHRLWELYLVSCLKVDEERVHHSAEEMEHILTPELENRLSALLNNPKKDPHQKPIPQGETL
- a CDS encoding metal ABC transporter ATP-binding protein; the protein is MNVIDIHQLTVNYEKTSALWEINLSIPEGNLIGVIGPNGAGKSTLLKALLGIVRPLAGSVHFWGQPFKKIKERIAYVPQKGSVDWEFPITVLDVVLMGRYGKLKGLKWYRKADKEAALTILRRLDMASLADRQINALSGGQQQRLFIARALLQGADLLLLDEPFAGVDKVTEQVIINLLQTLRDEGKTILVVHHDLKTASAYFDKALLLNTSVVAFGEVEEVLTAENLARVYGDKEELFSEAIRLSKEKKAGLLA
- a CDS encoding metal ABC transporter solute-binding protein, Zn/Mn family; the protein is MRQLLLVLSLCFLAACGKPVNQSYMEESGKVKVLSTTAMIDDLVAAVGGEEIDHLSLIVGDLDPHSYELVKGDDEKLARADLIFYNGLGLEHGASLSKHLDFHPEALPLGDILYRQNPDSFIVIEGQLDPHFWMDVALFAQTIDPIVAALSKKAPQYASLFKERGEVLKKEMMERDQSLLSKMQAIPAEKRYLVTSHDAFYYFAKRYLAAPEEKEWKNRFIAPEGLAPDGQMSILDIQAVSEFLCAHHIETVFPESNINQDALKKIAAICKEKGLDVKIAPAPLYGDTMGEKESYLEMMKHNGETLNHYLP
- a CDS encoding metal ABC transporter permease, which encodes MNPYSGTSFFGFFAVLGQRMKEALLGNLSALASDEVQLLVLVFIALSSALVGTFLVLKKKTMVANSLSHTILLGIVAAFLIGKSQGIYSFNLTTLIIGALVTAFCTTFSTEFLHKKLRLQEDASIGLIFTTFFALGVVLVTTLSRNNHLGIEAVMGNVDALHPDDVKQVFSLFLFNGALALLFFRRLEVAIFDRQFARNLGISLLFLNYLLMFQTALTAIGSFRAVGAFLFLAFLVAPVLTARFFTHRLKPLLFLAGGIGAFVALISVALSRHFLSIYAIPLATSGLAATLLGVTFACGAFYKWRKTA